A region from the Pithys albifrons albifrons isolate INPA30051 chromosome Z, PitAlb_v1, whole genome shotgun sequence genome encodes:
- the LOC139685018 gene encoding uncharacterized protein, with the protein MPPWYPSATPLPPVPPAETLPRYPHAAPPAPAPENPTRPQQPWNQSFSIPFVTTKSQEVVFAPPYNSQRMRPPAAAVEAAGPQQQPWNPTRHATENQTVSEFYLNPISEKARWGMPSAERDMWRGRQTPWSFSFPVHPPSAPALPPPPPMPCGYLGAEVTPPPRSPPPCSACARRGSAAARRGRGRLRIRPLQWRISFRATPTTVSVDRLRHGEGRDSSPVERSHRSSP; encoded by the exons ATGCCGCCGTggtacccctctgccacaccgcTGCCGCCCGTGCCGCCCGCAGAAACGCTGCCGCGGTACCcacacgcggcaccgcccgctcccgctccggaaaacccgacaagaccacagcaaccatggaatcaaagcttttccataCCGTTCGTCACcacaaaaagccaagaagtcgtctttgcaccgccttacaactcacagcgaatgagaccaccggctgctgctgtagaagcggccggacctcagcagcaaccttggaaccccacaAGACACgccacagaaaaccaaaccgtgagtgagttttatttaaatcctatctccgagaaggcgcgatggggaatgccctcagctgagagagacatgtggagggggagaCAAACCCCTTGGagtttctctttccctgtccatccaccttcggcaCCGGCTCTGCCACCgccgccgccaatgccctgcgggtacctcggggctgaAGTCaccccgccgccgcgctccccgccgccctgcag cgcatgcgccaggcgtGGATCCgccgcagcccgcaggggccggggtcggctccgaattcgcccgctccAGTGGCGGATCAGTTtccgcgccacccccaccaccgTCAGCGTGGATCgactgcgtcatggagaggggagagactcctccccagtggagcggagccaccggagctccccctga